A window from Candidatus Amarolinea dominans encodes these proteins:
- a CDS encoding sigma-70 family RNA polymerase sigma factor, whose translation MARVRDSRVSLEDVLRSFPNANKDPESWEDVLAALKAAGIQLAEQAEADAGVEVEVDIEGEEEYQTASLGSAGADPLALYLREMGLTPLLTAEQEMKLARDVTRGEALKAELDNGNLTLERKRQLRADLLVSDMARETLIKANQRLVISVAKRYRGLGVPFLDLIQEGNLGLMRSIERFDPAKGNRLSTYAMWWIRQSIIRAVANLSRTIRVPIHAGERERKLRKVAQELQQTLGRTPNAHELAAELGLTPRQVQRLQNMGQQAVSLDQPIREGESDGSSLADLIEDENSLAPSELAAQRLLRDDVAAVLADLKPREAEVLRLRYGLDGERVHTLKEVGVLMGVTRERVRQLEMRALRKLRHPRIGRRLKGYQRRR comes from the coding sequence ATGGCGCGTGTACGCGACAGCCGGGTGTCCCTGGAAGATGTCCTGCGCTCGTTTCCCAACGCCAATAAAGACCCAGAAAGCTGGGAAGATGTCTTGGCCGCGCTCAAGGCTGCCGGTATCCAACTGGCCGAACAGGCCGAGGCCGACGCCGGGGTGGAGGTCGAGGTTGACATCGAGGGCGAAGAAGAGTACCAGACGGCATCACTGGGCAGCGCCGGTGCGGATCCGTTGGCTCTCTATCTGCGCGAGATGGGCCTTACCCCCCTGCTGACTGCCGAGCAAGAAATGAAGCTGGCGCGTGACGTGACGCGCGGTGAGGCGCTCAAGGCCGAGTTGGACAACGGCAACCTGACCCTGGAGCGCAAGCGTCAGCTTCGGGCAGATCTTCTGGTCTCCGACATGGCTCGCGAGACCCTGATCAAGGCCAACCAGCGCCTGGTCATCAGTGTCGCCAAGCGTTATCGTGGCCTGGGCGTGCCCTTCCTCGACCTGATTCAAGAAGGCAACCTGGGCCTGATGCGCTCGATCGAGCGTTTCGATCCGGCCAAAGGCAATCGCCTGTCCACCTATGCCATGTGGTGGATTCGCCAATCCATCATCCGTGCCGTGGCCAACCTGAGCCGTACCATCCGCGTGCCCATCCACGCGGGCGAGCGCGAGCGCAAGCTGCGCAAGGTGGCCCAGGAATTGCAGCAAACCCTGGGGCGCACCCCCAACGCGCACGAGCTGGCGGCCGAACTGGGATTGACCCCGCGCCAGGTGCAGCGGCTACAGAACATGGGCCAGCAGGCGGTTTCACTCGACCAGCCCATTCGCGAGGGGGAGTCGGATGGCAGCAGCCTGGCCGATCTGATCGAAGACGAGAACAGCCTGGCCCCGTCCGAACTAGCCGCGCAGCGCCTACTGCGCGATGATGTGGCAGCCGTCCTGGCCGACCTCAAACCACGCGAGGCCGAAGTCCTGCGCCTGCGTTATGGCCTGGACGGCGAGCGTGTGCATACGTTGAAAGAAGTGGGTGTGTTGATGGGCGTGACGCGGGAGCGGGTGCGTCAACTTGAAATGCGCGCCCTACGCAAACTGCGCCACCCCCGCATCGGCCGCCGCTTGAAAGGCTATCAGCGCCGCCGCTGA
- the amrS gene encoding AmmeMemoRadiSam system radical SAM enzyme produces MKQESLALRLDRLTEPGLLVEPLTAKPGWVRCLACAHQCKIGPGRRGICQVRFNADGVLRVPFGYVAGLQCDPVEKKPFNHVLPGSQALTFGMLGCDLHCDYCQNWLTSQALRDDLAGASPQTITAAEIAAAGQRLGAALVVSSYNEPLITSEWAVAVFKAARQRGLHTAFVSNGNATRAVLTFLRPWVDAYKIDLKTMHDRRYRQLGAVLADVLDGIRLVFELGFWLEIVTLVVPGFNDDPGELAAAAEFIVGLSPDIPWHVTAFHQDYRMRDPAHTVAQDLVRAAEIGRKAGLRYVYAGNLPGRLGDWEHTVCPQCQARLVTRRGFQILEQRIGADGCCPQCGLAVPGIWR; encoded by the coding sequence ATGAAACAGGAGAGCCTCGCGCTGCGCCTCGACCGCCTGACCGAGCCGGGTTTGCTGGTGGAACCGTTGACCGCTAAACCAGGCTGGGTACGTTGCCTGGCGTGCGCCCATCAGTGTAAGATTGGCCCTGGCCGACGTGGCATCTGCCAGGTGCGCTTCAACGCCGACGGCGTCTTGCGTGTGCCGTTTGGCTACGTAGCCGGTTTGCAGTGTGATCCGGTGGAGAAGAAGCCGTTCAATCATGTTTTGCCCGGCAGCCAGGCGCTGACCTTCGGCATGCTCGGCTGCGATCTGCACTGTGACTATTGCCAGAACTGGCTGACCTCGCAGGCGCTGCGTGATGACCTGGCTGGCGCCTCCCCGCAGACCATCACGGCTGCAGAGATTGCGGCCGCTGGTCAACGCCTGGGCGCCGCGCTGGTGGTCAGTTCCTACAACGAACCGCTCATCACCAGCGAATGGGCCGTAGCCGTGTTCAAAGCGGCCCGCCAGCGTGGCCTGCACACGGCCTTTGTTTCCAACGGCAACGCCACGCGTGCCGTTCTCACTTTTTTGCGGCCCTGGGTTGACGCGTACAAGATTGACCTGAAGACCATGCATGACCGCCGCTACCGTCAGCTTGGGGCCGTGCTTGCTGATGTCCTGGACGGGATTCGCCTGGTGTTCGAACTGGGGTTCTGGCTCGAAATCGTCACGTTGGTGGTGCCCGGTTTCAATGATGATCCCGGTGAGCTGGCCGCGGCCGCGGAGTTCATCGTCGGCCTGTCGCCTGACATTCCCTGGCATGTCACCGCGTTTCACCAGGACTATCGCATGCGTGATCCGGCCCACACGGTTGCGCAGGACTTGGTCCGTGCGGCCGAGATTGGGCGCAAGGCCGGGTTACGCTATGTTTACGCCGGGAATCTGCCGGGGCGTCTGGGTGATTGGGAACATACCGTTTGTCCGCAGTGTCAGGCCCGGCTGGTGACGCGCCGAGGTTTTCAGATTCTGGAGCAACGTATCGGGGCCGACGGTTGTTGTCCGCAGTGCGGGCTGGCGGTGCCCGGCATCTGGCGCTGA
- the amrB gene encoding AmmeMemoRadiSam system protein B, with translation MNGIRPPAVAGLFYPAAADELRRQVQQLLAQAEAPALTGIRALIVPHAGFRYSGVIAASAFKPLAALAGQIGAVVLFGPAHRVPFDGVALSAFAAFATPLGPVPVDLEVRAQLLDYGPPFVTFERPHEPEHCLEVELPFLQVVLPAARIVPLLCGDVEPRDAAPALVNALRTTGDAILIVSSDLSHYHPYAQATVLDRALLTALLAGDDAGVRRKQACGMLPILTLMEIARQCAWQPHLLDYRNSGDTAGDRSTVVGYAAVAYTG, from the coding sequence ATGAATGGGATCAGGCCGCCCGCGGTGGCCGGGCTGTTCTACCCGGCCGCGGCCGACGAGCTGCGTCGCCAGGTGCAGCAGTTGTTGGCGCAGGCCGAGGCCCCTGCGCTGACCGGCATCCGGGCGTTGATCGTGCCTCATGCCGGGTTCCGTTATTCTGGCGTCATTGCGGCCTCTGCTTTCAAGCCGTTGGCCGCCCTGGCCGGCCAGATCGGCGCCGTTGTTCTATTCGGCCCCGCGCACCGTGTACCCTTCGATGGCGTGGCGCTCAGCGCGTTTGCGGCCTTTGCCACTCCGCTCGGCCCCGTGCCCGTGGACCTGGAAGTTCGGGCACAGCTCCTGGACTATGGGCCGCCCTTTGTCACCTTTGAACGGCCGCATGAGCCTGAGCACTGCCTGGAAGTGGAACTGCCCTTCCTGCAGGTGGTGCTGCCCGCGGCGCGCATCGTGCCCCTACTGTGCGGCGATGTGGAACCGCGCGACGCGGCGCCGGCCCTGGTCAACGCACTGCGCACGACCGGCGACGCCATCTTGATCGTCAGCTCCGATCTCAGTCACTATCACCCCTACGCGCAGGCCACAGTGCTTGACCGCGCCCTGCTGACTGCGCTGTTGGCTGGGGATGACGCGGGCGTGCGGCGCAAGCAGGCCTGCGGCATGTTGCCTATCCTGACCCTGATGGAGATTGCACGCCAATGTGCCTGGCAACCGCATCTGCTCGACTATCGCAACTCCGGCGATACAGCCGGCGACCGCAGCACGGTGGTTGGTTATGCGGCCGTGGCCTACACTGGCTGA
- a CDS encoding sigma-70 family RNA polymerase sigma factor — MPGRVFLSQDGNVSNPEQEQAWLNQALAGNQQAFGRLVEVYQAPVFNLAYRMLGNPGEAEEAAQDAFLKALTRLQTYDRSHKFSTWLLSITSHQCIDRLRRRRFTWLSIEDNPALEWLASSSGRPDESALRREAGDEVRAQLDRLEPTYRLPLILRYWHDLSYAEIAGVMGITEAAVKSRLHRARLQMADHLTKRPASAVTTAPRQSGVVQVL, encoded by the coding sequence ATGCCCGGTAGAGTCTTTCTTTCTCAGGACGGAAACGTGAGCAATCCAGAACAAGAACAAGCCTGGCTAAACCAGGCGCTGGCAGGGAATCAACAGGCTTTTGGCCGACTGGTGGAGGTGTACCAGGCGCCGGTGTTCAACCTGGCCTACCGCATGTTGGGCAATCCAGGCGAAGCCGAAGAAGCCGCGCAGGACGCGTTTCTGAAAGCCTTGACGCGCTTGCAGACCTATGATCGCAGCCACAAGTTTTCAACCTGGCTGCTTTCGATCACATCGCACCAGTGCATTGACCGGCTGCGCCGGCGCCGCTTCACGTGGCTATCCATCGAGGACAACCCCGCCCTGGAATGGTTAGCCAGCAGCAGCGGCCGGCCGGATGAATCGGCCCTGCGCCGTGAGGCTGGCGACGAGGTGCGCGCCCAACTCGATCGCCTGGAGCCAACCTATCGCCTGCCGCTGATCTTGCGCTATTGGCATGACCTGTCCTACGCGGAGATTGCCGGCGTCATGGGCATCACCGAAGCCGCGGTCAAGTCCAGGCTGCATCGAGCACGCCTGCAGATGGCCGATCACCTGACGAAGCGGCCAGCGTCCGCCGTCACCACTGCCCCCCGCCAGTCTGGCGTGGTGCAAGTTCTGTAA
- a CDS encoding zf-HC2 domain-containing protein, which yields MHTHISTEQISLALDRRLSPQEQADAREHLTGCPTCRQEWDAWHVLGNRFSQAPLIGPAPGFVQRFEKRLQQRRTARRGLLGGVVLLTGSVSLWSLIALVGLIFGVSWVSAHPAWAGSVVQFAVRLAHTLQPLTVTLRLFINGLLQIPTPVLSITLGSGLLIMAVIWAQLVNWQRGRLSALPG from the coding sequence ATGCACACGCACATCTCAACAGAACAGATCTCACTAGCCCTGGACAGGCGCCTCTCGCCCCAGGAACAAGCAGACGCGCGGGAGCACCTGACCGGCTGCCCAACGTGCAGGCAAGAATGGGACGCCTGGCACGTCCTCGGCAATCGCTTCTCGCAGGCGCCGCTCATTGGGCCTGCGCCCGGTTTTGTGCAGCGGTTCGAAAAGCGCCTGCAGCAACGCCGGACCGCCCGCCGCGGTCTGCTGGGCGGCGTCGTCCTGCTGACCGGCTCGGTCTCGCTGTGGAGCCTCATTGCCCTGGTTGGGCTGATCTTCGGCGTCTCCTGGGTCAGTGCGCACCCGGCTTGGGCCGGCTCGGTGGTGCAATTTGCCGTGCGCCTGGCGCACACCCTGCAACCACTGACCGTCACGCTGCGCCTTTTCATCAATGGGCTGCTGCAGATTCCGACGCCCGTGCTGTCTATCACCCTGGGCAGCGGCCTGCTCATCATGGCGGTGATCTGGGCGCAGTTGGTCAACTGGCAGCGCGGTCGCTTGTCCGCCCTGCCCGGCTAA
- a CDS encoding polymer-forming cytoskeletal protein: protein MFSKRILAVLSVLAALLFVSVAPALAQDGGGGKVIVGQSYVLAAGEQLQGDLAVLGGSALIAEGAAVNGNVAVAGGSLTVGGSINGDVAVFGGSVTLQETAVVEGDVATFGGALTQAEGAVITGQLVEGFGNQDTFQPPTMTVPQAPQPPSVLRAILNYFWQVMGAIGLALALAALGLLAMVMFPQPTERVANAAVAAPGVTFGVGVLTLLIVLGLAAILTVTICLAPIALLLMLVAAVAWVFSWVALGWLVGQRILEAFKLRNPSPLLEAILGIILITLLWRAVPCLGWLFWFIITALGLGAIVLTRFGTQTYRSTTATPPGSQPPVAQLPLAPAQPSVAAGEQALMSTTDDALCVFSENAEPSAFLSDLEDDLRAAAENEPPPA, encoded by the coding sequence ATGTTTTCGAAACGAATACTCGCTGTCCTCAGCGTGTTGGCCGCGCTGCTCTTCGTCAGTGTGGCGCCGGCCCTGGCCCAGGACGGCGGCGGCGGCAAGGTCATCGTCGGCCAGAGCTATGTGCTGGCTGCCGGAGAGCAGCTGCAGGGCGACCTGGCTGTGCTCGGCGGCAGTGCGCTCATCGCAGAGGGCGCGGCGGTCAACGGCAACGTCGCGGTTGCCGGCGGCTCGCTGACGGTTGGCGGCAGCATCAACGGCGACGTGGCCGTGTTTGGCGGCAGTGTCACCCTGCAGGAGACGGCCGTGGTGGAAGGAGACGTAGCCACCTTTGGCGGCGCCTTGACGCAGGCCGAGGGCGCGGTCATCACCGGCCAGTTGGTCGAAGGTTTTGGCAATCAGGACACGTTCCAACCGCCTACCATGACCGTACCGCAGGCGCCGCAGCCGCCATCGGTCTTGCGCGCCATCCTGAACTACTTCTGGCAAGTGATGGGCGCCATCGGCTTGGCCCTGGCCCTCGCCGCGCTCGGTCTGCTGGCCATGGTCATGTTCCCGCAGCCGACGGAACGCGTGGCGAATGCGGCCGTGGCCGCGCCAGGGGTCACCTTTGGCGTCGGTGTACTGACCTTGCTGATCGTGCTTGGCCTGGCGGCCATCCTGACCGTCACCATCTGTCTGGCGCCGATCGCGCTCCTGCTGATGCTGGTGGCGGCGGTGGCCTGGGTCTTCTCCTGGGTGGCGCTAGGGTGGCTGGTGGGTCAACGCATCCTGGAAGCGTTCAAGCTGCGCAATCCCAGCCCGCTGCTGGAAGCCATCCTGGGCATCATCCTGATTACGCTGCTCTGGCGCGCGGTGCCATGCCTGGGCTGGCTCTTCTGGTTCATCATCACAGCGCTCGGCCTGGGCGCCATCGTGCTGACGCGCTTCGGCACGCAAACCTATCGCAGCACGACAGCCACACCGCCAGGTTCACAACCGCCGGTCGCGCAGTTGCCCCTGGCGCCCGCGCAGCCATCGGTCGCCGCGGGTGAGCAAGCACTTATGTCAACGACGGACGATGCGCTCTGCGTTTTCTCCGAAAACGCAGAGCCGTCCGCTTTTCTAAGCGACCTGGAAGACGACCTGCGGGCCGCCGCCGAAAACGAGCCGCCGCCGGCGTAG
- a CDS encoding hydrogenase expression/formation protein produces the protein MSACWLARSGEDAAVIDFRTTALPPAGCLLIAKTDPITFATDEIGWYAVHVNANDVATMGARPRWFLATVLLPAGQTSVALVESIFAQIHAACADLGIALAGGHTEITHGLDRPLVCGTLLGEVAPNDLVMTAGAQVGDAVLFIRQAPIEGAALIAREKAADLRRRGVDEAFIGRVQGFLHDPGISVVRAAQLVCSQAPVHSLHDPTEGGVATGLWEVAAAASVGLQVDLALVPLLPEAVTLGQIYGLDPLGMIASGGLLATVAPADVAALAAACHAAAIPFARIGQVVPAAQGVQEWHPQRGWVPLREFGADELTKIF, from the coding sequence ATGAGCGCCTGCTGGTTGGCGCGCAGCGGTGAGGATGCGGCCGTCATTGATTTCCGGACGACAGCCCTGCCGCCGGCCGGCTGCCTGCTGATTGCCAAGACCGATCCCATCACCTTTGCTACTGATGAGATCGGCTGGTATGCGGTTCATGTCAATGCCAACGATGTGGCGACGATGGGCGCACGGCCGCGCTGGTTTCTGGCCACGGTGCTGTTGCCGGCCGGGCAGACCAGCGTGGCGTTGGTGGAATCCATCTTCGCGCAGATCCATGCGGCTTGCGCCGACCTGGGCATCGCGCTGGCCGGGGGCCACACTGAGATCACCCACGGCCTCGACCGCCCCCTCGTCTGCGGCACGCTCCTGGGCGAGGTGGCGCCCAACGACCTGGTGATGACGGCCGGCGCGCAGGTTGGCGATGCGGTGCTGTTCATCCGCCAGGCGCCCATCGAAGGCGCTGCGCTGATTGCCCGTGAAAAAGCCGCTGATCTGCGCCGCCGCGGCGTGGACGAGGCTTTCATCGGTCGCGTGCAGGGTTTCTTGCACGACCCCGGCATCAGCGTGGTGCGCGCCGCACAGCTCGTGTGCAGCCAGGCGCCGGTTCACTCGCTGCACGATCCGACCGAAGGCGGTGTGGCTACCGGCCTGTGGGAGGTTGCGGCCGCGGCCAGCGTCGGTCTGCAGGTTGATCTGGCCCTGGTCCCGCTGCTGCCCGAAGCGGTGACGCTGGGCCAGATCTACGGTCTCGACCCGCTGGGCATGATCGCCAGCGGTGGCTTGCTGGCGACGGTGGCGCCTGCCGATGTGGCCGCGCTGGCGGCTGCCTGTCACGCGGCCGCCATTCCGTTCGCCCGCATCGGCCAGGTGGTGCCCGCAGCCCAGGGGGTGCAGGAATGGCACCCGCAGCGCGGCTGGGTGCCGCTGCGCGAGTTCGGCGCCGATGAACTGACGAAGATCTTCTGA